A section of the Magnetococcales bacterium genome encodes:
- a CDS encoding cytochrome c-type biogenesis protein CcmH, with amino-acid sequence MKRQHDQHQRQYPHQFHYQKIKNISWYTLLILVLLVMFSLPTLATERQEDPDEAVVRDIAQGLRCAVCQNQPIYESNSDLAKDMLKIIRQQVRDGRQPSEIRQYFHDRYGDYIYLEPTRAGSNMILWAGPFLLLLGGVGILLVALRRWRSARPLAGGKRMTPAQNISDIPSHANPASMTDQQRRIRQELERVDL; translated from the coding sequence AACGTCAGTACCCACATCAATTCCACTACCAGAAAATAAAGAATATTTCCTGGTACACCCTCCTGATCTTGGTCTTGCTGGTAATGTTTTCCCTGCCCACCTTGGCCACTGAACGCCAGGAAGATCCCGACGAAGCCGTGGTGCGTGACATCGCCCAGGGGTTGCGGTGCGCCGTCTGCCAGAACCAACCAATCTATGAATCCAACTCCGACCTGGCCAAGGATATGCTCAAAATCATCCGGCAACAGGTACGCGACGGTCGCCAACCCTCCGAAATCCGGCAATATTTTCACGACCGCTACGGCGATTACATCTACCTGGAACCGACCCGCGCCGGGAGCAATATGATCCTGTGGGCAGGGCCGTTTTTGTTGTTGCTTGGTGGTGTGGGCATCCTGCTTGTGGCCTTGCGGCGCTGGCGCTCGGCTCGGCCATTGGCAGGTGGGAAGCGTATGACACCAGCCCAAAATATTTCGGACATCCCTTCCCATGCCAATCCGGCAAGCATGACCGATCAGCAGCGTCGGATCCGCCAAGAGTTGGAACGGGTGGATTTGTGA
- a CDS encoding nucleotidyltransferase domain-containing protein — protein sequence MQNLDLSERHLHMLLDILAHHVPHAEVWVFGSRINGMSHEGSDVDLVLRNPTNLDGTTPAWADLREALEESNLPMLVDLHDWARLPEAFHKEIQRHHVVLQAPLAPNLSGG from the coding sequence ATGCAGAATCTTGATCTTTCTGAACGTCATTTGCACATGTTGCTGGACATTCTGGCGCATCACGTACCCCATGCCGAGGTCTGGGTTTTTGGCAGCCGCATCAATGGGATGTCCCATGAGGGGAGCGACGTTGACCTGGTGCTGAGAAATCCAACCAATCTGGACGGCACGACGCCTGCCTGGGCAGACTTACGGGAAGCCCTCGAAGAGAGCAACCTGCCCATGCTGGTGGATCTGCACGACTGGGCGCGTTTGCCTGAGGCGTTTCACAAGGAAATTCAACGTCATCATGTGGTCTTGCAGGCACCATTGGCACCGAATCTGTCAGGAGGATGA
- a CDS encoding hemerythrin family protein, with the protein MSEAEQFRKRMSGKLPDVGVLRLNRDHKKFLEHLIKFHELVERLSRKSPTENEWIDVKSEINFLGGYASAHFKDEEELMLMHGFPGTVEHTKEHNDFLKRFGEYQNRLISDHDIIYVVDLKFFLLEWFYHHVNLVDVKYGVFFKSIGIK; encoded by the coding sequence ATGAGTGAAGCGGAACAGTTTCGAAAGAGAATGAGCGGAAAGTTACCGGATGTTGGTGTTCTTAGACTCAATCGGGACCACAAAAAATTTCTTGAGCATTTGATAAAATTTCATGAATTGGTGGAGCGATTGTCCAGAAAGAGTCCGACAGAGAATGAATGGATAGATGTTAAGAGTGAGATAAATTTTTTGGGGGGGTATGCATCTGCGCATTTTAAGGATGAGGAGGAGTTAATGCTCATGCATGGATTCCCAGGGACAGTTGAACATACAAAAGAGCATAATGATTTTTTAAAAAGATTCGGTGAATATCAAAACAGGTTGATCAGCGATCATGATATTATCTATGTCGTTGATCTGAAATTTTTTCTCCTCGAGTGGTTTTATCATCATGTTAATTTGGTTGATGTGAAGTACGGAGTATTTTTTAAGTCGATCGGTATAAAATAG